AAGACTTCACGAATATCTTCCGGTTTTTGTACAGTCTGTGTTTTCTGAACCGCATCAAACATCAGCGGGGTAATTTTATCTTCAACACCCAGCGCCATAGCAACAGCCCATGCCTGCGTCAGGTTTTTACCCAATGGGCCCAGGAAGTCCACGTGATAACGTGTCATCTTCGTACCCTCTGGCAACGCTTTTTTTACTGCATCTGGAACGTGGTAAACCTGTTCAAATTGATAGCAGTGCGGGCAATAGAATGAGAAGAACTCAAGAACCTGAGGCTCTTGGGTTGCAGGTTTATCTAATTCTACATATTGCTTGCCGTCAGAAAACTCTGCAGCAGAAGCACTAAATGCCAGAACAACGCCAATCAGCGCAAGCCATAACTTTTTCATAAATTTAACTCTCTCCATTTAATTTCAGTACATTGGCATTAGCTGTAGAGGAGGTTCCTGCAACAGCTGAGTTTGCCCAATAAATATTGCCGTTTGCTTCAACCAGAAATCAGCATCCGTCATCCAGGGGAAATTTTTCGGAAAAGCGGGGTCTTCCCAGCGACGGGCAACCCAAGCCAGATAATAAACCTGCCGCATCGCACGAAGAGGCTCAATCAGCGAGAGTTCTTTCTCCTGAAATTCCGCAAATTCGCTATAGGCTTCTAACAAGATATCCAGTTGAATACGTTGTTCACGACGGTCACCGTGCAACAGCATCCATAAATCCTGTATTGCCGGACCATTACGGGCATCATCCAAATCCACAAATAGCGGGCCATCACGCCACAAAATATTGCCTGGATGACAATCCCCATGCAGACGCAGTGGTCGCCAATCGTTATGCCAATAAGTTTCAACTGTATCAATCAGCTGACGGGTCGCTTGTAAAAAATCATGTCGATGTATTTTCGGTATTAGCGGACATGTCTCCAACAACCGATAAGATTCATGCAGGTATTCATTTATCCCGATCGTTGGACGCTCGGTGAATAACGATTTCTGCCCCGTCTGG
The nucleotide sequence above comes from Pectobacterium brasiliense. Encoded proteins:
- the dsbA gene encoding thiol:disulfide interchange protein DsbA, whose amino-acid sequence is MKKLWLALIGVVLAFSASAAEFSDGKQYVELDKPATQEPQVLEFFSFYCPHCYQFEQVYHVPDAVKKALPEGTKMTRYHVDFLGPLGKNLTQAWAVAMALGVEDKITPLMFDAVQKTQTVQKPEDIREVFVKAGVSAEEFDGALNSFVVKSLVAQQEKAAADLQLRGVPAMFVNGKYMIKNDGLDTSSMDGYVKQYADVVKFLITKK
- a CDS encoding serine/threonine protein kinase, producing the protein MNSSIFNFQTLFPDLIVDALLDVGLRVDSGLTALNSYENRVYQFADEDRKRFVVKFYRPERWSAAQIQEEHIFAQQLAEDEVPIVAPVSLNGQTLNSYEGFHFAVFPSVGGRQYEMDNEDQLEWVGRFLGRIHQTGQKSLFTERPTIGINEYLHESYRLLETCPLIPKIHRHDFLQATRQLIDTVETYWHNDWRPLRLHGDCHPGNILWRDGPLFVDLDDARNGPAIQDLWMLLHGDRREQRIQLDILLEAYSEFAEFQEKELSLIEPLRAMRQVYYLAWVARRWEDPAFPKNFPWMTDADFWLKQTAIFIGQTQLLQEPPLQLMPMY